A single Streptomyces mirabilis DNA region contains:
- a CDS encoding glycoside hydrolase family 64 protein has product MAAATATTALLTFGAPSDASAAVPTTIPLKFTNNSGRSEPVYIYDLGTLLSTGQQGWADANGTFHAWPAGGNPPTPAPDASITGPANGQSMTIRMPKFSGRIYFSYGQKLDFRLTTGGLVQPAVQNPSDPNRNILFNWSEYTLNDSGLWINSTQVDMFSAPYAVGVQLADGSTKNTGHLKTGGYTGFFNALRGQPGGWANLIQTRSDGTVLRALAPGHGIEAGALPGTVMDDYVNRVWQKYSSSTLTVTPFTDQPNTKYYGRVSGDVMNFTNSAGAVVTSFQKPDSDSIFGCYKRLDAPNDLVRGPISRTLCAGFNRSTLLTNPNQPDTSSANFYQDTVTNQYARKIHAQMADGKAYAFAFDDVGNYESLVHDGNPQQAYVTLDPFN; this is encoded by the coding sequence GTGGCCGCGGCCACCGCCACCACGGCGCTTCTCACGTTCGGCGCCCCCTCCGACGCGAGCGCGGCCGTCCCGACGACGATCCCGCTGAAGTTCACGAACAACTCCGGCCGCAGCGAACCCGTCTACATCTACGACCTCGGAACACTCCTCTCGACGGGCCAGCAGGGCTGGGCCGACGCGAACGGCACGTTCCACGCCTGGCCCGCCGGCGGCAATCCGCCGACGCCCGCGCCCGACGCCTCGATCACGGGACCGGCCAACGGCCAGTCGATGACGATCCGGATGCCCAAGTTCTCCGGCCGGATCTACTTCTCCTACGGCCAGAAGCTCGACTTCCGTCTGACCACCGGCGGTCTCGTGCAGCCGGCCGTGCAGAACCCGAGCGACCCCAACCGCAACATCCTCTTCAACTGGTCCGAGTACACGCTCAACGACTCCGGGCTGTGGATCAACAGCACCCAGGTCGACATGTTCTCGGCCCCGTACGCCGTCGGGGTCCAGCTCGCCGACGGCAGTACCAAGAACACCGGCCACCTCAAAACGGGTGGCTACACCGGGTTCTTCAACGCCCTGCGCGGTCAGCCGGGCGGCTGGGCCAATCTGATCCAGACCCGGTCCGACGGCACCGTCCTGCGGGCGCTGGCTCCCGGTCACGGCATCGAGGCGGGCGCGCTGCCGGGCACCGTCATGGACGACTACGTCAACCGCGTGTGGCAGAAGTACAGTTCGTCGACGCTGACGGTGACGCCGTTCACCGATCAGCCGAACACGAAGTACTACGGGCGGGTCTCCGGTGACGTCATGAACTTCACCAACAGCGCCGGAGCGGTCGTCACCAGCTTCCAAAAGCCCGACTCGGACAGCATCTTCGGTTGCTACAAGCGGCTGGACGCCCCCAACGACCTGGTACGCGGCCCCATTTCACGGACCCTGTGCGCGGGCTTCAACCGCTCCACGCTTCTCACCAACCCCAACCAGCCGGACACGAGCTCGGCGAACTTCTACCAGGACACGGTGACCAACCAGTACGCCCGCAAGATCCACGCGCAGATGGCGGACGGCAAGGCCTACGCGTTCGCCTTCGACGACGTCGGCAACTACGAGTCCCTCGTCCACGACGGCAACCCCCAACAGGCGTACGTCACGCTGGACCCGTTCAACTGA
- a CDS encoding TetR/AcrR family transcriptional regulator: MSTPLPPFPRGQEPSGAPVPLELTVGPAAPQLRADAARNRARLLEAATRLVEEHGVANVTMEAVAVAASVGKGTVFRRFGDRTGLLMALLDHTEQQFQAAFLSGPPPLGPGASPADRLHAFGCRVLREIHDRLDLYIAAEPDASRRFSSAPYRVRFTHVAMLLREAVPGADSVLLAQTLMGYLEPALIHHLTRQCGMPLERLESGWHDLVKRTTCPVSD; encoded by the coding sequence ATGTCCACCCCACTTCCGCCCTTCCCGAGAGGGCAGGAACCCTCGGGAGCCCCGGTCCCGCTGGAGCTGACCGTCGGGCCTGCCGCGCCGCAGCTCCGCGCCGACGCCGCGCGCAACCGCGCGCGGCTGCTGGAGGCCGCCACCCGCCTGGTGGAGGAGCACGGGGTCGCCAATGTCACGATGGAGGCCGTCGCCGTCGCGGCCTCGGTGGGCAAGGGAACCGTCTTCCGGCGCTTCGGTGACCGCACCGGCCTGCTGATGGCCCTGCTCGACCACACCGAGCAGCAGTTCCAGGCCGCCTTCCTCAGCGGCCCGCCGCCTCTCGGCCCCGGCGCGTCACCGGCGGACCGCCTGCACGCCTTCGGCTGCCGGGTCCTGCGCGAGATCCACGACCGGCTCGACCTGTACATCGCCGCCGAGCCGGACGCCTCCCGCCGCTTCAGCTCCGCCCCGTACCGCGTCCGCTTCACGCATGTCGCCATGCTCCTGCGCGAGGCCGTGCCCGGCGCGGACAGCGTTCTCCTGGCCCAGACCCTCATGGGCTACCTGGAACCCGCCCTGATCCATCACCTGACGCGACAGTGCGGGATGCCCCTCGAACGCCTGGAGTCCGGCTGGCACGACCTCGTGAAGCGGACCACCTGCCCGGTGTCCGACTAG
- a CDS encoding NADPH-dependent FMN reductase — protein MSVRILALVGSLRAGSHNRQLAEAAVKLAPEGAEIELFEGLAEVPFYNEDLDVEGKVPAAATALREAAGRSDAFLLFSPEYNGTITAVLKNAIDWLSRPYGASAFTGKPAAVVGTAYGQFGGVWAQDEARKALGIAGAAVLEDLKLSVPGSVVRFAETHPVDDAEVAAQLTEVVARLHSQVGIASAS, from the coding sequence ATGTCCGTACGCATCCTCGCGCTCGTCGGCAGCCTTCGCGCCGGCTCCCACAACCGCCAGCTCGCGGAGGCGGCCGTCAAGCTCGCCCCCGAGGGCGCGGAGATCGAGCTGTTCGAGGGGCTCGCCGAGGTCCCGTTCTACAACGAGGACCTTGACGTCGAGGGCAAGGTGCCGGCCGCCGCCACCGCCCTTCGTGAGGCCGCGGGCCGCTCCGACGCCTTCCTGCTCTTCTCGCCCGAGTACAACGGCACGATCACCGCCGTCCTGAAGAACGCCATCGACTGGCTGTCGCGTCCGTACGGCGCCAGCGCCTTCACCGGCAAGCCCGCCGCCGTGGTCGGCACCGCGTACGGTCAGTTCGGTGGCGTCTGGGCGCAGGACGAGGCCCGCAAGGCCCTCGGTATCGCGGGTGCCGCCGTCCTGGAGGACCTCAAGCTCTCCGTTCCCGGCTCCGTGGTCCGCTTCGCCGAGACCCACCCGGTCGACGACGCCGAGGTCGCCGCCCAGCTCACCGAGGTCGTCGCCCGCCTGCACAGCCAGGTCGGCATCGCCAGCGCCTCCTGA
- a CDS encoding AIM24 family protein, translating to MKGDLFSSDHMVQPAVTPGMTIQNAKSIKYAVNGDMLARQGAMIAYRGNLQFERKGQGVGGMLKRAVTGEGLPLMTVRGQGEAWFAHEAQNCFVIDIEPGDLFTVNGRNVLCFDSTLSYEIRTVKGAGVTGGGIFNSVFSGHGRLGLICEGNPLVIPVSPQQPVYVDTDAVVGWTAQLHTSLHRSQSIGSMIRGGSGEAVQLKLEGDGLVVVRPSEATPQKAQQH from the coding sequence ATGAAGGGTGATCTCTTTTCCAGTGACCACATGGTGCAGCCCGCCGTCACGCCGGGCATGACCATCCAGAACGCCAAGTCGATCAAGTACGCCGTCAACGGCGACATGCTCGCGCGCCAGGGGGCGATGATCGCCTACCGGGGGAATCTGCAGTTCGAGCGCAAGGGCCAGGGCGTGGGCGGCATGCTCAAGCGGGCGGTCACCGGTGAGGGACTGCCGCTGATGACGGTACGCGGGCAGGGCGAGGCCTGGTTCGCGCACGAGGCGCAGAACTGTTTCGTCATCGACATCGAGCCTGGCGACCTGTTCACCGTGAACGGGCGCAACGTCCTGTGCTTCGACTCCACGCTGTCGTACGAGATAAGGACCGTGAAGGGCGCGGGCGTCACCGGCGGCGGCATCTTCAACAGCGTCTTCAGCGGTCACGGCAGACTGGGGCTGATCTGCGAGGGCAACCCGCTGGTGATACCCGTCTCACCGCAGCAGCCGGTGTACGTCGACACGGACGCGGTCGTCGGCTGGACCGCGCAGCTCCACACCTCGCTGCACCGCTCGCAGTCGATCGGTTCGATGATCCGCGGTGGCTCGGGCGAGGCCGTGCAGCTGAAGCTGGAGGGCGACGGCCTGGTCGTCGTACGGCCGAGTGAGGCGACTCCGCAGAAGGCACAGCAGCACTGA